The genome window TGTCTGCGGGCCTGTCTTCGGCTTCAGCCGAAAGCCTGAAGGCAACAACCGGAGAACTCGAAAAACGGCTTGCCGTCTTTCGCGGTTCATTACTGTGGCTGGCGGCTGTCGTTTCCGTCTCCGCTCTGGTCAATGTAATCGCGTTCGCGCTTCTGGCGGTGCGGTGATGGCCATGCAGGACGACAGCCGTCTTCTGGACAATCTCCGGTATGTATGCGGCCCGGTCATTACGACCGCGCTGGAAGCCCCGGACGTTGTGGAAATCATCCTGAATCCCGACGCCAATCTCTGGATTGAGCGGTACGGGCGGGAACCAAAAAACGAGGGGGTAATAGAGAGAGAACAGGCAAAATCCATAATGTACCTTGTCGCGTCCGGCCTCGGTATCGAGGTCAACGCGCTTAATCCCGTCATAGAGGGGATTTTTCCGCTGGATGGAACGTCGCGGTTCGAGGGGGTGTTCCCGCCCCTCTCGACCGCTCCGGCGTTCGCCCTGCGAAAACGCGCCACCAGGCGCATGTCGCTACAGGAATATTGCGACAACAAGGCCATCAGGCCCGAAGGCGTCTCCATCATTGAAGACGCGATTGCCCATCACAAAAACCTCATTGTCGTGGGCGGGACCAGCTCGGGCAAAACGACTTTCGTCAATGCCTGTATTGAGGCCATTTCCCGCCTGACGCCCAACGACCGACTGCTGATTCTGGAAGATACGCCGGAGCTTCAGTCGTCGTCTCCCAACTCCATATCCCTTCAGACCTCGCTTATCGCCAACATTG of uncultured delta proteobacterium contains these proteins:
- the trbB gene encoding putative conjugal transfer protein TrbB (Evidence 3 : Function proposed based on presence of conserved amino acid motif, structural feature or limited homology); its protein translation is MAMQDDSRLLDNLRYVCGPVITTALEAPDVVEIILNPDANLWIERYGREPKNEGVIEREQAKSIMYLVASGLGIEVNALNPVIEGIFPLDGTSRFEGVFPPLSTAPAFALRKRATRRMSLQEYCDNKAIRPEGVSIIEDAIAHHKNLIVVGGTSSGKTTFVNACIEAISRLTPNDRLLILEDTPELQSSSPNSISLQTSLIANIDMRRLAQISMRMAPRRILVGEVRDFAALEMLKVWSTGHPGGISTFHADSAADAMQRLESLVEEAGLGPKRDLIGRAVDVVVFMSKTPQHTRVVDSIIKINGFNPDNHIYEKETVYAYSA